A genomic window from Fusarium oxysporum Fo47 chromosome X, complete sequence includes:
- a CDS encoding heterokaryon incompatibility protein-domain-containing protein: protein MEQPFTYSPLPSNGWFRLLSILPSHDETSDISCELHHHELSTCPQYEAISYTWGNEDARERLLVNGTVFKVRPNLHAALRAFRQPHEAKLIWVDAVCINQQDQGERNRQVLQMNQIYSQAQVVDVWLGTANTTSDAGVAFLTTFYTLVYHGTNYQQSPSRDARTASIYPDSTPFHEFYAPILKLLDEPRLLTVFNHAVAFLANSWWRRIWTLQESVLCPNVICWSGSKTFPFEYLLGLSHFLYHLVNHDAYKGALAHRDMTLGALMLVEYLRKDMVAHRGIGLTMALYSTWNRASSDPRDKVIGLLGIIEPRDSLKPEYSWPVEKVYRVAMRAALVEDGNLNCLGLISEKKESRNKNLASWVPDFELHSEPFKDYITSLSKVLNKWSIYKTFMNPERSPPDITTDEDDSVLILKGFCLDSVSIVGTQAPGPNFENVGETSPEHWRSSMRDTLNHWRSLLPPKDSYVTGETQAMAFWRTVLVDLNQGRLASTKGGRPKRLDKNDLQDLLQLETPEGMESLLSTWESCLRPIYRQLRLIEQFNRRFFRTEKGYMGLGPPDIQPGDAICLLLGGCVAYALRRSAHETWIYVGECYIHGIMDGEAAVKATEDKTDFAEYRIV, encoded by the exons ATGGAACAACCCTTCACTTACTCACCACTCCCGTCAAACGGATGGTTCAGACTGCTGAGTATCCTCCCGTCGCATGATGAGACATCCGACATCTCATGCGAGCTGCATCATCACGAGCTATCTACCTGCCCTCAGTATGAAGCCATCTCATACACATGGGGCAACGAAGACGCAAGGGAGCGACTGCTGGTAAACGGCACTGTTTTTAAAGTGCGGCCCAATTTGCATGCAGCTCTCAGGGCATTTCGACAGCCTCATGAGGCAAAACTCATCTGGGTCGACGCCGTCTGTATCAATCAGCAAGATCAAGGGGAGAGGAATCGCCAAGTCCTGCAGATGAACCAAATTTACTCGCAAGCTCAAGTTGTCGACGTCTGGCTTGGAACTGCAAACACAACCTCTGACGCTGGTGTTGCTTTCCTGACGACCTTTTATACACTTGTCTACCATGGCACAAACTATCAACAGTCTCCATCGCGGGATGCACGCACGGCCTCGATTTATCCAGATTCTACGCCCTTTCACGAGTTTTATGCGCCCATTCTAAAACTTCTTGATGAACCACGACTACTGACGGTATTTAATCATGCTGTAGCATTTCTTGCCAACAGCTGGTGGAGAAGAATATGGACTTTGCAAGAAAGTGTCCTTTGCCCCAACGTAATCTGCTGGTCTGGTTCAAAAACGTTTCCTTTCGAATATCTCCTAGGCTTGTCCCATTTCTTATATCACCTAGTGAATCATGATGCCTACAAAGGTGCACTGGCCCACAGAGACATGACTCTAGGTGCCTTGATGCTCGTCGAGTATCTGCGCAAAGACATGGTTGCTCATAGGGGAATCGGATTGACAATGGCGCTCTACTCGACTTGGAACCGCGCGTCCTCGGATCCGAGAGACAAAGTCATTGGCTTGTTGGGTATCATAGAGCCTCGCGATAGTCTCAAGCCAGAATACTCATGGCCAGTCGAGAAGGTGTATAGAGTTGCGATGAGAGCCGCGCTTGTCGAAGATGGCAACCTCAACTGCCTTGGCCTGAtctccgagaagaaggagtcTCGAAATAAAAACCTGGCTTCTTGGGTCCCTGACTTTGAACTTCACTCCGAGCCATTCAAAGACTACATAACTTCGCTGTCCAAAGTCCTCAACAAATGGTCGATTTACAAGACTTTTATGAACCCAGAAAGGTCTCCTCCAGACATAACAACAGACGAGGATGACAGTGTTTTAATACTCAAAGGCTTTTGTCTTGATTCTGTCTCCATTGTCGGAACTCAAGCACCGGGCCCTAATTTTGAGAATGTAGGCGAGACAAGCCCTGAGCACTGGAGGAGCTCGATGAGAGACACATTAAATCATTGGAGATCCTTACTCCCACCTAAGGATAGTTATGTAACAGGTGAAACTCAGGCTATGGCTTTCTGGAGAACAGTTCTGGTTGACTTGAACCAAGGCCGTCTAGCCTCAACGAAAGGCGGCAGGCCCAAACGGCTTGACAAGAATGATCTGCAGGATCTGTTGCAACTTGAAACCCCAGAGGGAATGGAAAGCTTGCTAAGCACATGGGAGTCATGCCTTCGGCCTATATACCGACAACTTCGATTGATTGAGCAATTCAACCGGCGTTTCTTCAGGACAGAAAAGGGTTATATGGGACTAGGTCCGCCAGATATCCAACCCGGTGACGCTATCTGCCTCCTGCTGGGAGGATGCGTGGCTTATGCGTTGAGGAGGAGTGCGCATGAGACCTGGATCTACGTTGGCGAATG CTACATACATGGGATCATGGACGGAGAGGCCGCTGTTAAAGCAACCGAAGATAAGACCGACTTCGCCGAGTATCGTATTGTCTAA
- a CDS encoding GMC oxidoreductase-domain-containing protein, which yields MGLYTKLASDITEVDVIIAGGGTAACVVAGRLAEADPNLSILLIEGGQDNRGVESIENPVFFLDHLLPTSTTTLFYKANKSDKLAGRESIVPCGGTLGGGSSINFMMYTRAQRADFDSWRSPGWSADEILPFLKKLETYHGRGNPEHHGFNGPVHISDGTYRSKNPESDFINGVSQVGWPEVHDLQTLDANNGVERWLRYVSKDGRRQDTATAYLHNKIDNKKYPNLHVLVESKVVRVLLDDDKRAVGVEYTPNPAFQAQITPTQHPTLSVKARKLVVVSCGALGTPPVLERSGIGAPEVLKKAGVDVKVDLPGVGNEYQDHNLILYPYRTNLQPHETADRILRNPDKRQEFIKSKDSMLGWNAIDISSKLRPTEADVASLGPEFQKAWDRDFKNHPNRPLMLMGMISCFLGDPSTVPEEQYVTVGNYTAYPYSRGHVHITGAGLDDPLDFDVGFLSDEHDIDLKKQIWAYKKSREIMRRTKMYRGEIAAGHPAWPAGSKAASVEINEALSNVTDLDYSAEDDKAIEEWVRQNVATTWHSISTCRMAPRDENGVVDERLNVHGTKGLKLADLSIPPENVGANTNNTAIVVGEKAADIIIKDLGLGPSAKL from the exons ATGGgtttatatactaaactCGCTAGCGACATTACCGAAGTTGACGTTATCATCGCTGGAG GCGGAACAGCAGCATGTGTCGTTGCCGGGCGTCTGGCGGAGGCTGATCCAAATCTGTCTATTCTTCTCATTGAAGGTGGACAAGATAACCGTGGGGTCGAGAGCATTGAGAACCCTGTCTTTTTCCTGGATCACTTGCTGCCAACCTCCACCACGACCTTGTTTTACAAGGCCAACAAGTCAGATAAACTGGCTGGACGCGAGTCCATCGTTCCATGCGGTGGAACGCTTGGTGGAGGCTCATCTATCAATTTTATGATGTACACTCGTGCTCAGCGAGCGGATTTCGATTCTTGGAGGTCTCCCGGATGGTCTGCTGATGAGATCCTTCCATTCTTGAAGAAG CTTGAGACATACCATGGCCGAGGTAACCCGGAACACCACGGCTTTAACGGCCCCGTCCATATCTCTGACGGCACATACCGTTCCAAGAACCCAGAAAGCGACTTCATCAACGGTGTGTCTCAGGTCGGCTGGCCAGAGGTTCATGACTTGCAAACTCTCGACGCCAATAATGGTGTTGAGCGATGGCTCCGATATGTTTCTAAGGATGGTCGTCGACAAGATACTGCTACGGCTTATCTTCACAACAAGATCGACAACAAGAAGTATCCGAACCTTCATGTTCTCGTTGAGTCTAAGGTTGTACgtgttcttcttgatgacgaTAAGAGAGCTGTTGGAGTCGAGTACACGCCCAACCCAGCATTCCAAGCCCAAATTACGCCAACCCAACATCCGACGTTGAGTGTAAAGGCACGAAAGCTGGTCGTTGTTTCATGCGGTGCTCTGGGTACACCACCCGTGCTTGAAAGATCAGGCATTGGCGCCCCCGAAGTCCTCAAGAAAGCTGGCGTCGACGTCAAGGTTGACCTACCTGGAGTTGGTAACGAGTATCAGGATCACAACCTCATTCTCTACCCTTACAGGACTAATCTGCAACCCCATGAAACAGCCGACAGAATTCTGAGAAACCCCGACAAGCGCCAAGAGTTCATTAAGTCAAAGGATTCCATGTTGGGATGGAATGCGATCGATATCTCTTCTAAGCTCCGACCTACAGAAGCCGATGTTGCTTCACTTGGGCCTGAGTTCCAGAAGGCTTGGGACCGGGACTTCAAGAACCATCCCAATCGACCTTTGATGCTTATGGGCATGATCTCTTGCTTCCTTGGGGATCCCTCAACTGTGCCTGAAGAGCAATATGTTACTGTTGGCAACTACACTGCTTACCCATACTCTCGCGGCCATGTCCACATCACCGGCGCTGGACTCGACGACCCTCTTGACTTCGATGTTGGATTCCTCAGCGATGAGCATGACATtgacttgaagaagcagattTGGGCTTACAAGAAATCCCGAGAGATCATGCGTCGAACAAAGATGTACCGTGGCGAGATCGCAGCTGGTCACCCAGCATGGCCAGCAGGATCCAAGGCCGCTTCGGTGGAGATCAACGAAGCTCTCAGCAATGTCACAGATCTCGATTATTCAGCGGAAGATGACAAGGCTATTGAAGAGTGGGTTCGACAGAATGTTGCCACGACATGGCACTCCATTTCTACTTGCAGGATGGCGCCTCGTGATGAGAATGGCGTTGTCGATGAGAGACTGAATGTACATGGTACAAAGGGTCTCAAGTTGGCTGACTTGAGTATTCCTCCGGAGAATGTTGGCGCGAACACGAACAACACTGctattgttgttggtgagaaggctgcagatatcatcatcaaggaTCTGGGACTTGGTCCATCGGCTAAGTTGTGA